The following nucleotide sequence is from Methylotenera sp. G11.
ATGCTGAAGGAACGCTCAGCTACACCACAAGCCCGGTACATGACGTTGCACATTTTGTTTCATTGGCGAAAGAACTTGAGGCATTTGGCTGCGATACGATCGCAATTAAAGATATGGCAGGATTGCTGACACCATCAGCCACCACTGACCTGGTGACAGCATTGCGTGCGGCAGTGAGTTTGCCGATCCATCTGCACAGCCATGCAACATCCGGTTTATCTGCCATGTGCCTGTTAAAAGGCATTGAAGCAGGCGCCGCTATTGTTGATACCTGCAACTCATCTTTCGGTGAAGGCGCCAGCCATTCATCCACTGAAAGCATGGTTGCGGCTCTACAGGGCACAGAATATGACACCGGCCTTGATTTACAGGCACTGCAGGAAGTCACCGCCTATTTCCGCGACGTGCGTAAAAAATACTGGCAATTTGAAAGCGAGTTTACCGGTGTAGATACACGCGTGCTGGTGAACCAGGTCCCAGGCGGTATGATTTCCAACCTATCCAACCAGCTGAAAGAGCAAGGTGCGCTTAATCGCATGGATGAAGTGCTGGCTGAGATCCCACGTGTACGTAAAGACCTGGGCTACCCTCCGCTGGTAACGCCAACTTCACAGATCGTTGGTACGCAGGCCGTGTTAAACGTAATGACAGGTGACCGTTACAAATCCATCACCAATGAAGTAAAAAATTACTTCCGCGGCCATTACGGAAAATCACCAGCTGCGATTGATGACAGCATTAAGCAAAAAGCTGTGGGCAATGAGGAAATCATCAGCTGCCGCCCAGCCGACCTGCTTGAACCGGAGATGGAAAAACTGGCCGCAGAAGCTGAACTGTTTGCAAAAACCCAGGAAGATGTTCTGACTTATGCAATGTTTCCGGATATCGGCAAAACTTACCTGCAAGAACGTAATGCAGGTTCAGCTACGCCAGAAGCGCTCCTGGAAAAATCAGCGGTACAATCCAGCGCTGCACGCTTTGCGCCAAATGAATTTAAAGTGACCTTGCATGGAGAGACGTTCCATATCAATTTAACCGGCAGTGGCCATGCCGGCCAGGAACAGCGTCCATACTACGTCACCATCGATGGCATTGCCGAAGAAGTGATTGTTGAAACTTTAAGTGAAATCGAAGTTTCCGGCAGTGGCGCTACCTCAGGCGGCAGCAAGAAAAAAGCTGCCGGCAACACGGCAAGCGGCCGTCCTCGCGCTTCGCATGCAGGCCATGTAACCACATCCATGCCGGGAACCATCGTTGCCGTTAAAGTGAACGTTGGCGACAAGGTCAAAGCGGGCGATGGCGTTCTGGTGATTGAAGCGATGAAAATGGAGAATGAAATCCAGGCGGCAACTACAGGTGTTGTGGTTGCGGTAAATGTAGGCAAAGGTGATACAGTAACGCCTGATGAAGCTTTGCTCGAAATTCAACCAGAATAAGCAATTTGTTTTTTAACGTAAAAGCCGACAGAATAGTACTGTCGGCTTTTTTATTAGCAGCAGAAAATCATGGATAAAAATCTCATACTTGCCTCATCCTCCCCTTACCGTCGTGAACTACTCACGCATTTACAGGTACCTTTTACATGCATATCGCCAGATGTGGATGAAACTCCCCTGCCGGGTGAGTTGCCGCAGCAAACGGCTCTGCGCCTGGCACAGGTAAAAGCAAGAAAGATCGGCAACACGCATACGGAAGCGCTGATCATAGGCTGTGACCAGGTAGCAACGCTGGATAATCAGCAGCTAGGCAAGCCATTGACGCATGATAATGCGACCAGGCAGCTGCGCTTGATGCGTGGCCGCGAAGTGACCTTTCATAGCGCGCTTTGCCTTTACAATGCAGCGAGCAACAGCATGCAGGCTGAGGTTGTGCCTTATGTTGTCAGGTTCAGAAACCTGACGGATGCACAGATTGAAAACTATTTGGTAAAAGAACAGCCTTACCATTGTGCCGGTAGTGCAAAATCCGAAGGCTTGGGTATTGCAATTATAGAAAAAATGACCGGTGACGACCCTAACGCATTAATCGGGCTGCCCTTGATTGCGCTGGTTAACATGTTGCAGAACGAAGGATTCGCAGTAATATAAAAGCACTCGATGTGCATGATGTCCCCGGCAGGTACGGCAACCCACTCAAAAAAAGGAATACGACATGTCAGTTCGATACACACTCATTACATCCGCTATTTTGTCAGCATTTTCTACTGTTGCGGTTTCTGCGGAATTGAATGAAATACGCAGTACGCTCAATGACCAGCAAAGTGTTGCCGTGACTATTTACAATAACAATCTGGCCCTGGTAAAAGACCAGCGCAAGGTCAGCCTTGTTAGCGGGTTAAACAGCCTTGCGCTGCGTGACGTGAGTGCGCAGATCAGGCCTGAGACTGCCCTGCTCCGCAGCCTGACCAATGCCGGAAGCTTGACCACGCTGGAACAGAATTTTGATTTTGACTTGCTGACCCCACAAAAGCTGCTTGAAAAGTATGTAGGTAAAAATGTAACGGTAGCCAGGATTAACCAGGCTACTGGCGTAGAAACGACGGAACAGGCAACGGTGCTGTCAGCAAACAACGGTGTGGTAATGCGTATCGGCAATCGTATTGAAAGCGGAGTTCCTGGCCGTATCATTTATGATGACGTGCCCGCCAATCTGCGTGACCGCCCGACCCTGGTGACAAAACTTAACAGTAAAGCCGCTTCCGTGCAGACTGTAGAGCTCAGTTACTTAACCGGAGGCCTGGGCTGGAAAGCTGATTATGTTGCCGAATTAAACGCCAAGGAAGACAGTATAGATTTATCTGGCTGGGTCACGCTGAACAATACCAGTGGCACCAGCTACAACAATGCCAAGCTGCAACTCGTTGCCGGCGATGTCAATACCGTGAGGGAAAGCCATCCACGGGCGGCAGCGGCCATGCATAAGACCATGGCCATGGCAGAAGATAGTGCCGGCATGGCTGAAGAATCTTTACTTGAGTATCACCTGTACTCCCTGGATCGTCCTACGACCATAGCGGAAAACCAGACCAAGCAGGTAGCATTGCTTGCCGCATCTAATATTCCTGCGCGCAAAGAGCTGGTGCTGCGTGGTGCCGATTACTATTACGGCTCCAGTTATGGGGATTTAGGCCAGAAAATCAAAGTCGCTGCCTTTATGGAATTTGATAATAAAGACGCCGCCAAACTAGGCATGCCTTTACCTAAAGGAATCATGCGGGTTTATAAAAAAGACAGCCAGGGCAATGCGCAGTTTGTGGGTGAGGACCAGATCGACCATACGCCTAAAAATGAAACTGTGCGACTGAAGCTGGGTGATTCTTTTGATGTGACTGCAGATAAAAAACAGACAGACTTCAAGGCCTTGCCTCGCCCTGCAAAAGGAAATAATTTATCCGAGAGCGCATATGAAATCGTGCTCAAGAACGCAAAGAAAGAACCCATTGTTGTGACGGTTCAGGAGCCGATACCCGGAGACTGGAAAATCCTGAAAGAAAGCCATGCCAGCCAAAAGGCCGCGAGCAATACAGCGGTATGGAAAATAGAGATACCTGCTGAAGGCAAAACCATTTTAAACTACCGTGTACAAGTAAAGTATTAATTAATGACAGCCCCTACTGCCTTCGGCACCCTGTTTTTCATTCCTGTTACGCTGGGCGACGATAACCTGGCGCGGGCATTGCCGCCGGATGTGATTCGCATCGCACAGAACCTGGAAGTGTTTGTGGTGGAAAATGAAAAAACCGCACGGCATTTCCTGGGCCTGATGAAAACCCTGAAACCAGTGCGCGAGCTTACCTTGCTGACACTCAACGAGCATACCGAGGATAAAGCAATTCCTGCATTGCTTGCCCCGCTGCTGGCAGGTAAGAATGTAGGCGTTATGAGCGAAGCCGGATGCCCCGGCATTGCGGACCCAGGTGCAAAGCTGGCGGCACTGGCTCACCAGAAAGGCATACGCGTCACACCGCTGGTTGGCCCCAGTTCTATCCTGCTGAGCCTGATGGCTTCCGGCTTCAATGGCCAGCGCTTTACTTTTCTGGGATATTTGCCTGCCGACAAAGCGGCGCGCGTGCAACGCCTGAAAGAAATCGAAAAACTCTCGCAGAAATCTGCCGAGACACAGATCTTTATTGAAACGCCCTATCGCAATCAGCATCTGCTGGCAGATATCCTGGCGCATTGCCATCCTGAAACCAAACTGTGTGTCGCATGCAATATCAGTTTGGATGATGAATTGATTATCAGCCGCAGCATTAAAGCCTGGAAGCAACAGCCATTGCCCGACCTGCATAAGAAACCGGCAGTGTTTCTGTTACTGGCCTAAGTGATTCCGGTCTAAGTGACTCTAGCTTAGGTTATTGGCCAGTAATGTTCTAACCGGTGCATAACTGCGCCTATGTACCGCTGATACCCCATGTGTACTGAGCATTTCCAGATGGTAAGGTGTCGGATATCCTTTGTGTTTTGCAAAGCCATATTGCGGATATTGCACATCGAGCGCATAAAGCTCTGCATCACGTGCAGTCTTGGCAAGGATGGATGCAGCAGAAATCGCCTGTACCTTGCTATCCCCTTTGACAATTGCTTCACATGGCAAGGCAATCTTCGGACATTTATTCCCGTCGACCTGTACCAGGTCGGGCAGCGTCTCCAGCATTTCTATGGCGCGCTTCATTGCCAGCAGACTTGCCTGCAGAATGTTGATCTCATCAATTTCTTCGGCGCTGCAGCTGGCAATTGCCCAAGCCAGCGATTTTCTTTTAATTTCGACAGCCAGAAAATCGCGCTTTTTCTCCGAAAGCTTCTTGGAATCCGCAAGGCCGACGATTGGCCGGCTGGGGTCAAGGATGACCGCTGCTGCATATACGCTGCCAGCCAAGGGGCCACGACCTGCTTCGTCTACGCCGCAGATCAGCATGGTCGAGGTCATTTCAGGTAAGCCAAAACCGCTGCGGCGGCTTTTTCGGCAGTGTTCTGACGTAAGCTATGGTGAATCTGGGTAAACTCCTGCTGAATCTCCAGCAGCTTGTTTTTGTCGTTCACCAGATTCAGGGCTGCTTCTGCCAGTTTTTCCGGAGTGGCATCGTCCTGCAATAACTCCGGTACAACAAACCTTTCCGCCAGCACATTCGGTAAGCCAACATAAGGCTGCAAGCGCATGCGCTTTAATAGCTGCCAGCTCAATTTAGGCATGCGGTAAGTGATCACCATAGGTTTTTTGAGTAATGCAGCTTCCAGGGTTGCGGTGCCCGAAGCAACAATCACGACGTCTGCAGCTTCCATTGCGTCATGCGCATGGCCAAATAAAAGTTCCAGCGGTAATTTTTCAGGTTCATTAAAAATTACCAGCTCAAAAATGCGGCGTGTTTCGCGTGTAATTAATGGCACAAGGAATTTGGCATCAGGGCGCACAGCATGGATGAGTTTTGCTGCCTGAACAAACAGATCCGCATGCTGCTGCACTTCACTCTGACGGCTGCCAGGCAGCATTGCTACAATAAGTACTGAGCTATCCAGCTTCAGTGTTTCGCGTGCCCCTGCAACATCAGGTACTAGCGGTAGCATGTCGGCCAGCGGATGGCCTACGTAACTCACGGAAATGCCGGCGCTCCGGTACAGTGCCGGCTCAAAAGGAAATAACGCCAGTATTTCAGTTACTGCATGCTTGATTTTTTTGATGCGGTTTTTGCGCCATGCCCAAATTGATGGGCTGACATAATGTATGGTTTTAACACCTTTGTTTTTCAATTTCCTTTCCAGCCAGAAATTAAAATCAGGCGCATCTATGCCAATAAATAAATCCAGGCGGTTCTCTATGAAATGATTCAATAACTGACGCCTGAGTTTAAGCAGTCCCCAAAGGTGTTTGAGCACTTCAAGGTAACCGCGTATGGATAGCCTCTCGATAGGAAACAGAGACTGCGCACCTTCGTTCATCATTTTAGGGCCGGCAATGCCGACAAACTCAATATCCGGGCGCTGTTGCTTCAAAGCACGGATAAGATGGCTGCCAAGCAGGTCGCCTGAAGCCTCACCAGCTACAATACCAATTCTGACCATAGCAGCGCTCTAGCGAATGATGCCGCGCGTAGATGCGTTCAGAAAGTCCGTCAGCAAGGCTATTTCGGGTGTTTCAGAATGCATGGCCAGCAACTCAGTTTTTGCCTCATCCAGCGACAAGCCTTTACGATACAGCGTTTTATAGGCGCGCTTGATCTGCAGGATGCTTTCTGCTGAAAAACCGCGTCGTTTCAAGCCCTCAGCATTAATGCCATGCGGTTTTGCATCATAACCGGCAGCGGTCACGTAGGTTGGAATATCCTTAAAAACTACTGATCCGACTGCTGTAATGACGTGGGAGCCGATTTTGCAGAACTGGTGTATCAAGGTAAAGCCGCCCAGAATTGCGTAGTCGTAGACGTCCACATGACCAGCCAGTGAGGAGTTGTTTGCAAAGATGGTGTTATTGCCGACCTGGCAGTCATGCGCGATATGCACATAAGCCATGATCCAGTTGCCGTTGCCGATCTTGGTTGTGCCTTTGTCTTGAATCGTGCCGCGGTTGAATGTGCAGAATTCGCGAATGGTATTGTTATCGCCGATTTCCAGCAAGGTGGGTTCATCCTTGTATTTTTTATCCTGTGGCACTTCGCCCAGTGATGAAAACTGGAAAATCTGGTTGTTCTTACCAATAGTGGTACAACCATTGATAGATACATGGCTGCTGATACGGGTTCCCGCATCAATCTTGACGTCGGGGCCAATAATAGAATAAGCGCCTACCTCCACACTTGAATCTAACTGTGCGGAAGGATCAATGATTGCGGTTGGATGGATTTTTGCAGTCTGCATTATTACGTCACTTGTTTTTCTATTAACTGTTGCTACTTAGCCGTACACGCTTATTTTTCAATGGCTTTCAATATACACATCATTTGCGCTTCGGCAACGACAGTGCCATCAACGCTGGCTACGCCGGTATATTTCCAGATGCCTTTCAGGATACGGTCAATTTTGACATTCAGGATAATCTGGTCACCGGGTGAAACTGGCTTTTTAAAGCGCGCGCTATCAATGCCTGCAAAATAATACACAGAATCATCACTTGGTTTTGTGTCCATGGTCTTGAAAGACAGAATGGCTGCGGCCTGTGCCATTGCCTCAACAATCAAAACACCAGGCATCACCGGGTGATATGGAAAATGACCAGGGAAATACGGTTCATTTACGCTGACATTCTTAATCGCAACAATTTCTTTACCTAGTTCCAAAGACACGACACGGTCTACCAGCACAAATGGATAACGATGTGGTAAGTGTTCCAGAATTTCATGGATATCCATGCCGGTAGTGTCTACTGTATTTGTCATGATGATTTCAGCCTGCTTTTAAGAGTGTGATTTTATTAATTATTTTTTACGAAAAGTTATTGTTGAGATTTTAATAATGCAATCTCTTTTTCCAGCGACTTGATTTTATCTGCAAAATCGTCCAGATGGCGTATTTTAGCAGCGGTGTTAAGCCATGCGCGATGCGTCTGGAATGGCATCAAGGCTGTATAAGTGTCAGCAGTGGCCAGGGAGCGTGTAATCATGCTGCCAGGAGAAATTGTAACGTTATCCGCTATTTCCAGATGCCCCAACACCATCGCTGCGCCACCAATTTTGCAGTGTCTACCAATGCGGGCGCTACCGGCAATGCCTACACAGCCGGCAATAACACTATGTGCGCCTATCACGCAGTTGTGGCCGATCTGAATCAGGTTATCAAGCTTTACCCCTTCTTCGATGATGGTGTCATCCAGGGCGCCGCGGTCTATTGTGGTGTTCGCACCGACATCCACATTGTCTTGCAGAATTGCGCGGCCAACCTGCGGGATTTTAATCCAGCGGCCGCCTTCTTCCGCATAGCCAAAGCCATCAGAGCCGATAACTGCGCCAGAAAAGATATGGCAGTTTTTACCGATTTCACAATGGTGCTTGATCGTAACATTGGGTTCCAAGCGCGTATGGTCGGCAATAGCAACATCATTTTCTATCACACAGCCGCTGCCGACGATGACGTGTTCACCCAAAACGACATTTTCACCTATGACTACCAATGCTCCGATGCTGCATGAGCCAGGAATCTGGGCAGAAGCGGCAACAACCGCCGTAGATGCAATGCCTGCCGGTGCAACAGTGACCGGGTTTAAAAATGCCGATACTTTAGCAAAATAGGCATACGGGTTGTCGGTGATGATTTTTGCTGCTGTCGTTAATTCGGTATGCGCATGCTTTAATATAAAAGCGCTGGCCTGGCTTGCAGCAACAGCTTTTTGATATTTAGAATCACTCACAAAGCTGATATCGCCTGCTTTTGCATTGGCAAGAGACGATACGCGCCGGATCAATGTACTGCCATCTCCAACGACAATTCCACCTAAGGCACTGACAATCTCATCAAGCGAGTATTGCTTACTCATTTATATAAACGCACATCTGTTCGCACTGGCTGCCTGATTACTTTTTACCCAGCATCTTCAGCACTTTGTCGGTGATATCGATTTTTTTACTTGCGTAAGCGACACCGCTGTAAACAACAAGATCATAACCTTCAGCTTCAGAAACAGATTGAACTGCTTTATTCACGCGGTCTTGCAAAGAACCCAGTTCTTCATTCTTGCGTAAATTAATATCTTCCCGCAGTTCTCTCTGTTTGCGCTGAAATTCAATTTTAATATTCTGGACATCACGCTCCTTGTTGCGTCGCTCGGCTTCGGAAATAGTCAAACCTTCCTTATCCAGAGTCGCTTCAAGATCTTTGATCTGTTTAGCCATACGGTCCAGTTCCTGTGAACGCGGGCTGAACTCGCGCTCGAGTTTTTTTCCGCTCTCAGCTGTCTGCGGCGCTTCCTGCAGAATTTTATCAACCTGTACGTAGCCGACTTTCAGGTCTGCAGATTGCGCATTCACTGCAAAGGTCACCAATCCCGCCATTACTAAACTTTTGAAAATTTTATTCAATTAATTTCTCCTAAAACCTACACTTCTGTCTTCGTCGTATTATGCCATAAGACATCGCAAAGCCTCTGTTTGCATACTTCTACAGAGCTTAAATTAGAACTGCTGACCCATCTGGAACTGTATGGACTGCGTATCATCGCCAGCTGCACTGTTAAGTGCTTTGGCATAGACGACTTTCAGCGGGCCAAACGGTGAAATCCAGCTTGCACCGATACCGGCTGAATACCTGAGATCGCCTAGGCTGTAAGTTTCGTTAGCGCCATACACGTTACCGGCATCTACAAAAGCACTCATTTTAAACTGGCTTGAGTTTTTCATACCGGGAACAGGGAAAAATAACTCGGCATTACCAAGCAGGCGCTTGGTGCCGCCTACAGAGTATTGCCTGTTGGTTACAGGGTCATAGTCTTTGGGTCCCAATGTGCCGTTCTGGTAGCCTCGAACGGAGCTTACACCGCCCATATAGTAGTTTTTAAAGAACGGATATTTTTCGTTGCCGTATGTATCGGCATAACCAATTTCACCGTTCAGCATAAAGGTATACCCGCTGAATACCTCTTTATACCAGGATTGTTTATAGTCAAGCTTGTAATATTCCAGATCCAGCACGGGCAATGATACTTCCGCAGTCAAGCGCTGCAGCACACCTTTGGTCGGGAAAAATACGGTATCCCTTGAGTCGTGCGTCCAGCCGGCTGATACCACTACGGAATCACTGCTGCAACCGCTGCTGTTCAGGCCGCAGTAATCTCTATATCGTTTAGGGCTGTCACTGTTTAAATCAATAGTAGTGAAGTCAGCTGCGATACCGAAGTTAATGCCGTCACGTTCATTTAATGGAATGCCAAAGCGTAAACCCGCGCCGTATGATGATGACTGGTAAGAGCCAACGTTGTTCAATTTGCTGGTATCTACATCGCGACGATACAGGTCAATACCCCTGCTTACCCCATCTGGCGTGAAATAAGGGTCAGTGAACGATAAAGAGTAAACCGTATTATATTTACCCGTATTCACCTGGGCACTTACGCGGTTGCCTGTGCCCAGGAAGTTATTCTGGTTCACTGTAACACCAAACACAACACCCTGGCTACTTGACAGGCCGGCACCAAACTGTACGCTGCCTGTAGATTTTTCAACGACACTGATATTCAGATCCACTTGGTCTGATGTACCGGGTACTGCCGGTGTTTCCACATTCACGTCCGAGAAATAGTCGGTACGCCTGATGCGCTCTTTCGATCGATTGATTTTGTTTGAAGCATACCAAGCGGACTCCAGCTGACGGATTTCACGGCGAATGACCTCGTCACGCGTGCGTGTGTTGCCGGCAATGTTGATGCGGCGTACGTACACACGTTTACCAGGGTCGACAAAAAAGGTGAACGCGGCTGTATGTTTTTCCTTATCAAGTTCCGGCACCGGATTGACGTTTGAAAAAGCGTAGCCGTCATCGCTTAATCGGTCACTGATGGCTTTGCTGGTCTGCGTCACTTTTTCACGGCTGAAAGTATCGCCGGCCTGAACCTGCATCAACTGGCGCAGTTCGTCCTCGGGCACCAGGGTTTCGCCGGCCAGTTTCACTTCTGAAATCGTGTATTTCTCGCCTTCGGTGATATTGACCGTAATGTAGATGTCTTTTTTATCCGGCGTTATCGATACCTGCGTAGAATCGATATTGAATTCAAGATAGCCCCGGTTCATATAGAAAGAACGCAGTGTTTCCAGGTCGGCATTCAGCTTTTGTTTGGAGTACTGGTCGTCCTTATTCCACCAACTCATCCAGTTTGGCGTAGTCAGCAGGAACTCAGCCCGTAGATCCTCGGTGCTGAAAGCCTGGTTGCCGACAATGTTGATATCACGGATTTTGGAAACAACACCTTCTTCAATATCAAAGCGGACAGCAACACGGTTACGCTCAAGCGGAGAAACCGTCGCTTTGACCGTTGCACCATATTTGCCTTGCGACAGATACTGCCGCTTGATTTCCTGCTCTGCGCGGTCCAGTTGTGATTTATCAAAAATCTGGCCTTCGGTGATGCCGATCTGTTTCAAACCCTCTTTCATTTTATCGGTAGGGAATGATTTGTTGCCGCTGAAGTCAATTTGAGAAATGGCAGAACGCTCTTGCACTGTTACGACCAGAACATCGCCTTCCGCCTCGATGCGTACATCCTTGAAAAATCCGGTGCCATAAAGAGATTTGATCGCCTGTGAAGCCAGGTCATCATTCATCGTCTCGCCGACTTTGACAGGCAAGTAACTAAAAACAGTACCGGCTTCTGTACGCTGAATCCCCTCGACCCGGATGTCTTTAACTACGAAGGGCTCAAGTGCTGCCGCCGAGCTTGCGTATAAGCCCGAAACCAGCAGCAATATAGACTTGAGTTTAATATTTTTTTGTTTCAAGTGTTGAATAGCCATTCAATTAGCCTGTTATCAATCTGTTCATATCATTATAAAGTGCCAAAACCATCATCCAGCCAAGAATAAAAAGCCCTATCCTTTGTCCGATACTTATTGCCGCTTCTGATACAGGTTTGCCCGTAAAAAATTCAACCATATAATACATGAAATGCCCGCCATCTAGTATCGGTATCGGTAATAGATTTAATATACCGATACTAATACTGACCAGTGCCAGAAAGCCGATAAAGACTTTAACACCCATATTGGCGCTTTGTCCTGCATAACTGGCGATGGTAACGGGGCCGCTCATGCCTTTCCATGACACATTGCCAATGAGCATGTTGCCCAGCATTTTCAGGCTGAACACGGATGTTTCCCATGTTTTTTCCAGGCTCTTTGCAAGTGCTTCCAGCACGGTAAAGTGCTGGATAACAAAATAACGGTCGAGCTGAGATTGTTCAATCTTGAATCCGGCACCTACGCGGCCAATCACTTTACCATTTTCCTTCACGGCATCGGGAGTCATAGACAGATGCTGCTGTTCAGGGCCACGCTGGATCACTACTTCTATCCTTTTTTCCGGGTGCAGCCTTACTTCCTGGACAAAAGCTTCCCAGTCGCTGATTTTTTTGTCGTTTATGGAGAGAATCAGGTCACCGACCCGCAGGCCCGCTGAATCGGCTGGGCTGTTGGCTAAAACCTCTCCAACGCGGGCGTCCGCTCTCGGCTGGTAGGCAGCCAGGCCCAACTGTTCCAGAATATCGATATTTGCATCGTCATGACTGAATCCGTTAGCCATTAATCTGTGTAAATGAATCTGTTGATGGCTATCTATGACTTGAATCTCAATGCTACGGCTTTTTAATGATTCATTTAATAGCAGCCAGCGCGCATCCTGCCAGCTTGCAACGTCTTTACCGTTGATCTTTTGAATCATATCCCCGGAGTGAATCTGGCTGGCAGCTGCCGGCGTGTTTTCCACCACTTCGCCTACATAAGGCTTGGCGCCGATGGTTCCGGTCAGGAACAGGGCCCAGTATAAAATCACAGCCAGCAGCAAATTTGCAAACGGCCCGGCAAGCACAATAGCCATTTTTTTGGCAACACTTTGCTGGTTAAGCGCGCGTGACATATCATGGGCAGGAGAGCCATCTTCACCGGAGGCTTGTTCGGCCTCCAGCATTTTCACATAACCGCCCAGTGGAATTGCGGCAATTGCGAATTCTGTCTGGTCACGGCCAATTTTTTTGCTCCAGATCGGTTTGCCGAAGCCGACAGAGAATTTGAGCACCTTGACTCCGCACCATCTGGCAACCTGGAAATGGCCATATTCGTGAACCGTAACCAGGATACCCAGTGTCAGGATGAAAGCTAAGATTGTTAACATGATGATTAGTCGCTATGGATAGATGCCAATTTGCTATGCATGGTTTTCAAGCCACAGGCTGGCAGCTCGCCTGGCTTTGGCATCCACTGTTGCAAGCTGCTCTATTGAAACCACATCTTCAATGACTGAAGCTGTCAATACGGATTCAATCATTAATGGGATATCCATAAAACCGATTCGTTCAGCCAGAAAAGCTTCTACTGCAATTTCGTTAGCCGCATTCAGGATAGCCGGTGCGGTTCCGCCTGCGTTAAGTGCATCGTACGCCAGACGCAGGCATGGGAAACGGCTGAAATCGGGCGCACAGAAATCCAGGCGGCCGATCTTGATCAGATCCAGGCTGTTTACACCGCTTTGCAGCCGATCCGGAAAACCCAAACCGTAAGCAATGGGTGTGCGCATGTCGGGGTTGCCTAATTGCGCCAGCACGCTGCCGTCGTTATATTCAACCATGGAATGAATCACGCTTTGCGGATGAACCACAACATCGATCTGATTGGCAGCGGCATTAAACAGCCAATGCGCCTCAATGACTTCCAGGCCTTTATTCATCATCGTTGCGGAATCGATAGTGATTTTAGGCCCCATTACCCAATTCGGGTGGTTCAGTGCCTGCGCGCGCGTTACGCTGCGCATGTCATCCAGGGTGGCATTACGGAAC
It contains:
- the ispC gene encoding 1-deoxy-D-xylulose-5-phosphate reductoisomerase, producing the protein MSKPTLETVQNVAILGATGTIGIQTLDVISQHPERFKVFALTANNNVKSMFSLCSEHSPRYAVMLQPQAAAELGAQLKAAQSSTIVLHGEQALIDVAAHAEVDTVMAAIVGAAGLHPAMAAAKAGKRILLANKETLVMAGSLFMRAVEESGATLLPIDSEHNAIFQVMPHQRAKSLAEAGIKRVLLTASGGPFRNATLDDMRSVTRAQALNHPNWVMGPKITIDSATMMNKGLEVIEAHWLFNAAANQIDVVVHPQSVIHSMVEYNDGSVLAQLGNPDMRTPIAYGLGFPDRLQSGVNSLDLIKIGRLDFCAPDFSRFPCLRLAYDALNAGGTAPAILNAANEIAVEAFLAERIGFMDIPLMIESVLTASVIEDVVSIEQLATVDAKARRAASLWLENHA